The Lycium barbarum isolate Lr01 chromosome 10, ASM1917538v2, whole genome shotgun sequence genome includes a region encoding these proteins:
- the LOC132615692 gene encoding monothiol glutaredoxin-S1-like produces MDTVMKLGAESPVVIFSKNTCCISYSIETLIRDFGANPTIYKLDELPNGNKIERALLQMGCKQSTPTTFIGKELIGGSNEVISLSIRGKLKELLIKANAIWI; encoded by the coding sequence ATGGATACTGTGATGAAATTGGGAGCAGAAAGCCCAGTTGTGATATTCAGCAAGAACACTTGTTGCATATCTTACAGCATCGAAACCCTAATCCGAGATTTTGGAGCAAATCCAACAATTTACAAGCTTGATGAACTACCAAATGGAAATAAAATAGAGAGAGCTTTGCTTCAAATGGGATGCAAGCAAAGTACACCAACAACATTCATTGGAAAGGAACTTATAGGTGGATCTAATGAGGTCATAAGTCTCAGCATTAGGGGAAAGCTAAAGGAATTGCTCATCAAAGCTAATGCTATATGGATATGA